From a region of the Drosophila virilis strain 15010-1051.87 chromosome 3, Dvir_AGI_RSII-ME, whole genome shotgun sequence genome:
- the sina gene encoding E3 ubiquitin-protein ligase sina, translating to MSNKINPKRREPTVAAAVAAATAVVATNTSSSTGSSAGNTSSANTSSSSSSSLSSAGGGDAGMSADLTSLFECPVCFDYVLPPILQCSSGHLVCVSCRSKLTCCPTCRGPLANIRNLAMEKVASNVKFPCKHSGYGCTASLVYTEKTEHEETCECRPYLCPCPGASCKWQGPLDLVMQHLMMSHKSITTLQGEDIVFLATDINLPGAVDWVMMQSCFGHHFMLVLEKQEKYDGHQQFFAIVQLIGSRKEAENFVYRLELNGNRRRLTWEAMPRSIHEGVASAIHNSDCLVFDTSIAQLFADNGNLGINVTISLV from the coding sequence ATGTCCAATAAAATCAATCCAAAGCGCCGTGAACcgacagtagcagcagcagtagcagcagccaCGGCTGTGGTGGCCACCAATACGAGCAGCTCGACCGGCTCCAGTGCTGGCAACACATCATCGGCGAACACATCGTCCTCGTCCAGCTCTTCACTGTCGTCCGCCGGTGGCGGTGATGCGGGCATGTCCGCCGATTTAACATCTCTATTCGAATGCCCCGTTTGCTTCGATTATGTGCTGCCGCCGATTCTGCAATGCTCCAGCGGGCATTTGGTGTGCGTTTCGTGCCGTTCGAAGCTCACATGCTGTCCAACATGCCGCGGCCCATTGGCCAACATACGCAACCTGGCCATGGAGAAGGTCGCCTCCAATGTGAAGTTTCCGTGCAAGCACTCGGGCTACGGCTGCACCGCCTCGCTCGTTTATACAGAAAAGACCGAGCACGAGGAGACCTGCGAATGCCGGCCATACCTATGTCCCTGTCCGGGCGCCTCGTGCAAATGGCAGGGACCGCTCGATCTAGTCATGCAGCATCTGATGATGTCCCATAAGAGCATCACAACGTTGCAGGGCGAGGATATCGTCTTTCTGGCCACCGACATCAATCTGCCCGGCGCCGTTGACTGGGTTATGATGCAGTCCTGTTTTGGCCATCATTTCATGCTCGTGCTGGAGAAACAGGAGAAATACGATGGACATCAACAGTTCTTTGCCATTGTTCAATTGATTGGATCACGCAAGGAGGCCGAGAACTTTGTCTATCGACTGGAACTAAATGGCAATCGACGCCGCCTAACATGGGAGGCAATGCCGCGTTCCATACACGAGGGCGTTGCCTCCGCCATACACAATTCGGATTGTCTGGTGTTTGATACATCGATTGCGCAACTGTTTGCCGATAATGGCAATCTGGGCATCAATGTAACCATATCTCTGGTCTAA
- the sinah gene encoding probable E3 ubiquitin-protein ligase sinah gives MQPRRQRPATDAPQAATVALPKDNSNQEQEAPLDQIESSGSSSSSSSSSDCEKPTETATREFLVSLLECPVCFGYMMPPIMQCSRGHLICSQCRNKLNVCPVCRVPMSNIRNLAMEKVGSKLIFPCKHACYGCRVRLSYADKKSHEEDCEFRPYFCPYPDEKCVWQGALKDVYKHFVSTHQNVITMEGTDIIFLATNVNQVGALDWTMIQSCHGRHFLLSLEKVQLGEGCQQYFAACRMIGTMRDAADFDYLISLEANNRTLKWKSKPRSIRESFVTYTNADFLVLNKSTVELFSEDGNLALNIIIKKANNGD, from the coding sequence ATGCAGCCACGTCGTCAGCGCCCGGCAACTGATGCCCCGCAGGCAGCGACAGTTGCGCTGCCAAAGGACAACAGCAACCAGGAGCAGGAGGCGCCGCTGGACCAGATCGAGagtagcggcagcagcagcagcagcagcagcagcagtgactGCGAGAAACCAACAGAGACGGCAACGAGAGAGTTTCTGGTCTCGCTGCTGGAATGCCCGGTATGCTTTGGCTATATGATGCCGCCCATAATGCAGTGCTCGCGTGGCCATTTGATCTGTTCGCAGTGCCGGAACAAGCTGAACGTGTGTCCCGTGTGCCGTGTACCGATGAGCAATATACGCAATCTGGCCATGGAGAAGGTCGGCTCCAAATTGATATTTCCATGTAAGCACGCCTGCTATGGCTGCCGTGTGCGTCTCTCCTATGCGGACAAGAAATCGCACGAGGAGGACTGTGAATTTCGTCCATATTTTTGCCCCTATCCGGACGAGAAGTGCGTGTGGCAGGGTGCGCTCAAGGATGTGTATAAACATTTCGTTAGCACGCATCAGAATGTCATCACAATGGAGGGCACCGATATCATCTTTCTGGCCACCAATGTCAATCAGGTGGGCGCACTCGACTGGACCATGATACAGTCCTGCCATGGCAGACACTTTCTTCTATCGCTGGAAAAGGTTCAGCTGGGCGAGGGCTGTCAGCAGTATTTTGCCGCCTGTCGCATGATCGGCACAATGCGCGATGCCGCCGACTTTGACTATCTCATTTCATTGGAGGCCAACAATCGCACTCTAAAATGGAAGTCCAAGCCGCGCTCCATACGCGAAAGTTTCGTAACCTATACAAATGCCGATTTTCTGGTGCTTAACAAATCGACGGTGGAACTGTTTTCCGAGGATGGTAATTTGGCATTAAATATCATTATCAAGAAGGCCAACAATGGTGACTAG
- the LOC6622639 gene encoding coiled-coil domain-containing protein 22 homolog produces MDEVDKIIMHQLQQIDDSIEPTDQLANFTPEQVVRAVSSCLLEINPSMSELPRSLPGGAMAQRFSVATTLAERCKEHGYRGDIGYQIFLYPNAVELRRLLMYLIERLPRERQNLDVAAKSHALSAREQLQREVRKKLSDQLKAPWVPQFCRSVANRRKQGCSCQCIEFKPHLNLNVPGANLAERSKEVQQYFEQLAPNLFQQVDGSSFDLIASVLHKNDLERWSDQLPKAVLGTTVPQEDVPPSPLLPPVVSSAETTTPAQQLADKVQELRQQSETLLAQRKTLSASIGALKARESAAAMELERLQAVLKLHERSCLVLAEPEQNVAKLEALLRATEAKRQTLTQQWQDYRSPLLSTLESLKSVKETQQVQSVRLAIEQLEQELLAKTQLHNELTLRSANQSQLAPRKEYTRRIHEFIGNIRKQREDIYRVLEDTRQLQKQLNVVAAQLERQFNYTDDLLFQSAKHDLHAKKAYKLLAQLHTHCSELVECVTNTGSVSKEIRELEVQIDGEKMKNVLVSLQQITGDISKFEQHIQELQTQIRTVENAITVG; encoded by the coding sequence ATGGACGAAGTGgataaaataattatgcaCCAGCTGCAGCAAATCGATGACAGCATCGAGCCCACGGATCAATTGGCCAATTTCACGCCGGAACAGGTGGTGCGCGCTGTGTCCAGCTGCTTGCTGGAAATCAATCCTTCGATGTCGGAGCTGCCACGTTCGCTGCCCGGCGGCGCCATGGCGCAGCGCTTTAGCGTGGCAACAACCTTGGCCGAGCGTTGCAAGGAACACGGATATCGTGGTGATATTGGCTATCAGATATTTCTGTATCCCAACGCTGTGGAGCTGCGCCGCCTGCTCATGTATCTCATTGAACGACTGCCGCGGGAGAGGCAGAATCTTGATGTCGCCGCCAAGTCGCACGCACTGAGCGCCcgggagcagctgcagcgggaGGTGCGCAAGAAATTGTCGGACCAATTGAAGGCGCCTTGGGTGCCGCAATTCTGCCGCTCCGTGGCCAATCGGCGCAAGCAAGGATGCAGTTGTCAGTGCATTGAGTTTAAGCCGCATCTGAATCTAAATGTGCCCGGCGCCAATCTGGCCGAGCGCAGCAAAGAGGTGCAACAGTATTTTGAGCAGCTTGCGCCCAACTTATTCCAGCAGGTGGATGGCAGCTCATTCGATCTCATCGCCTCGGTCTTGCACAAAAACGACCTGGAACGCTGGAGCGATCAGCTGCCCAAAGCGGTGCTGGGCACCACAGTGCCGCAGGAGGATGTGCCGCCCAGCCCATTGCTGCCCCCAGTCGTGAGCAGTGCTGAGACGACGACGCCTGCGCAGCAGCTGGCTGACAAGGTGCAGGAGCTGCGCCAGCAATCGGAGACGCTGTTGGCGCAGCGTAAGACACTCAGCGCCAGCATAGGTGCATTGAAGGCACGCGAATCTGCAGCAGCGATGGAATTGGAGCGACTGCAAGCCGTGCTGAAGCTGCACGAGCGCAGCTGCCTGGTGCTGGCCGAGCCGGAGCAGAATGTTGCCAAGCTGGAGGCGCTGCTGCGTGCTACCGAGGCCAAACGGCAGACATTGACGCAGCAGTGGCAGGATTATCGCAGTCCTTTGCTAAGCACACTGGAGAGCCTCAAGTCCGTCAAGGAAACGCAGCAGGTGCAGAGCGTGCGCCTGGCCATAGAGCAGCTGGAACAGGAGCTGCTGGCCAAGACCCAGCTGCACAACGAACTGACCTTGCGCAGTGCCAACCAATCCCAGCTGGCGCCGCGCAAGGAATACACGCGACGCATACACGAATTTATTGGCAACATACGCAAACAGCGGGAGGACATCTATCGAGTGCTGGAGGACACGCGGCAGCTGCAGAAACAGCTGAATGTGGTGGCTGCCCAGCTTGAACGCCAATTCAACTATACGGACGACTTGCTCTTCCAGAGCGCCAAGCACGATCTGCACGCCAAGAAGGCATACAAGCTGCTGGCCCAGCTGCATACCCATTGCAGCGAGCTGGTCGAGTGCGTCACCAACACGGGCAGCGTCAGCAAGGAGATACGCGAACTGGAGGTGCAAATCGATGGCGAGAAGATGAAGAACGTTTTGGTCAGCCTCCAGCAGATTACGGGCGACATTAGCAAGTTCGAGCAGCACATTCAGGAGCTCCAGACCCAGATACGCACAGTGGAGAATGCAATTACAGTGGGTTAG